The Rhodothermia bacterium genome segment GAGACCTATTTTGAAAAACTGATCGAACGCACCTTAAATGTTTCGTATAGGGAATTTGGGACGGCTTGGGAGGCATGGCTAAAAGCCCAATATTATCCAACTTTGCAAAACAATCTGCCCGCATCGCGTGTATCTGCACCTGTTTTTTGGCGCGGCTATTATATGAAGCCCGTGGCATTTAATGACAAAAAGGGGCAGCGGTGGGTCGTAGCCAATGGAAGTTCTGGCTCCACAGGTAGTCTTTTTAAGACCAAAGTGAATCAAAACTATGTGGTCGAGAAAAAGCCGAAGGTTATCCTGCGAGGGGAGCGGAACGAGCGGTTCGAGGCATTTCACTTTTTCGAGAGCAGGATGTCGGTAAATGCTAACCAAGAACTGGCTTTTGTCACAAAAAGTGGCGAGCAAGATGTAATCCATGTCTTGGATTTAACGCGAAATGTGGTCACAAAGACCATTAAAATTCCTGAACTGGTAGCCATTTATTCGCCATCGTGGCATCCAAATGGGAAGCAAGTGGTGTTTACAGGCATCGAGAAAAGTGGCTTTTCGGATATTTATACCTACCATCTCGAAACACAAGAAACCCACAAATTGACGCATGATCTACACGATGACCGCGACCCCGATTGGTCGCCGGATGGTCAACAGATTGTTTTCTCAAGCGATAGAACCGGATCTGGCAATGGTGCTTATAATTTGTTTCTTATAGACCCAGCACATAGAACCGTAAAACACCTTACAGAAGGGCCGCAATTGGATCTAAGTCCACGTTTCAGTCCAGATGGGAAATCGGTGGTTTTTATCAGAACAAAAAAGGAAGATCGCAAATGGACTGCACAAAATGCGTGGACGGTTTCGCTGGGAACATCACCAATCCTAAGACAACTGACCAATACCACTTCAGTATTGTTTGATCCTTACTGGACGGCAGACGGCCATTTATTGGCAACGGCTATGGATGGATTCCGGTTCCAAGTGCGTTCTTTTGGGAAAGTTGACTCCTTGCAGCAAATCCACCCCGAACCCACGCCTGAACCCGCAAGCAAACTTCTTCCTGCTCCTTCTTGGACCGAAGCCGCAACGGATAGTTCCTCGACTTCAACCAATCCTTATCGTCGAAAATACACCTTAGATGCCGCCCAAACGGTCATTAACCAGACGGCACTGTACGGCACAAATGCAGGCGGTTACATGGTTTTTTCCGATATGATGGGCAATGATTATTTTTTGGCTACCTTGTATAATACCTCGCGAAACCAACGGGACTTCCTCCGCTCCATGAGTTTTTCCCTCTCGCGCTATCAATTCCAGAAACGCACCAGTACCGCTTATGGGCTGTATCGGAATGGCGGGTTACGTTATGATTTAACCGATCCTGATGCCGCTGCCGTATATCCGGCGGTTTGGGAACATGAATTGGGCGGATACGGGGCTTTGTCGTATCCGATTAGTTTCTTTGATCGTTTCGAGGTTTCTACGGGGCTAAATTGGAGTGATAAGCAGATATTAACCAAAGACTTACGGCGAAAGGCACTTTTGTTGTCGAATACCATTTCCTATGTTCACGATTCGGCCTTATATGGCATGAATGGCCCGATGGATGGTTTTCGGGCAAACTTAACTGCTGGCTATACCACCGATGTTTGGCGCTCCAATGTGAGCTATTATACCTTGATTGCTGATGTGCGCAAGTATTTTCGGATATTACCAACCGTGACCTTTGCGGTTCGGGCGATGGGGCGGATGAACGAAGGCCGTGAAGCACGCTTGTTTTATATGGGCGGTTCTTGGGACTTGCGGGGCTATCCTTTATTTGATATTCGCGGCAGCAAAACGTGGTTTGGCTCAGCGGAACTTCGCTTCCCATTGGTGGAGAATCCGCTGCTGATTGCGCCCGTTTTAGCGCCATTTGGCGTTGTCAACTTGCGGAGCGCTCTCTTTTTTGATGCCGGTCATGCGTGGAACAAGGAATATAATTACCAAGAACCCCAGTTGATGACCGGAAAGACGCACTTTTCGTCTGGCATCGGGTTTCGATTAAACCTCTTTGGCGGTTTATTGCTCCGGTACGATCTGGGCTGGCGGATCAACGAGGATTTTTCTGAAAAAAAATGGTTCCGCCAATTCCTCTTTGGCTGGGATTTCTAAGGTTTTGCGATGGAAAAAAAGCCCTCAAATGCCCATTACCGGATGTTTTTTTCCCATTATTGGGTGGTTTTTTTTGGCTTATGGTGGCTGCAAGGGTGTGCAAGTGTCAAATTGCCGGAAATACAAGCCAAACCGGAAGATTGGATCAAAGAAGATGGGCCGGAAGGTGGCTATTATCTTGCGCACTCGTTTAAGGCGCCCTTCGAGGTTGCGTGGCAATATAATTTAGCGTCGGGGATGGGACCTTCTGCCCTTGCTGGGGTACGTGGTGTACTGCTTGCCGCCACCTTGAAAGGCGAAGTTCATGCCATTGGGACGGATCGAGGGCGAAAAATAGGGTATGTACCGCTGGGTGAAGGCATACGTGGTCTTCCCATCCTTTGGGGGGACGTTTTGATGGTCGCAAGTACTAATGGTCGTTATGCAATGGCAGCATATCAATACACCCGCTCAGACATTAAATGGCGACGCAAAGGGCTTAAAAGTGAATCTGGCTTGGTTAAAATGGGGAAATTCGTAGGTTTCGTGGATGCCAGAGGAACCGTGATCGCCATTGATCCGGCGGATGGGCGGGAGGTCTGGAAGACCACTTGGCTCGAACAGGCTACCGCCGTCTATGGAACGCCCGTTTTTGTGAATGACTTGCTGCTACTGGCATCGGGAAAAGGAGATGTGGTGGCGCTTCATGCCGAAACAGGAAAAGTGGCTTGGTTGAAGCAGGTACATCAGCCTGTTTACAACGCACTCGCGGCACGGTTTGGTGAGGTCTGGGTTCCTACCACGAGAGGACAACTCTTCCGCTTGTCCATTGAAGATGGGCGCGAATTGGGTGTTTTTGACCTCGAAAATGAAGCCGTAAGAATGGCTACGCCTGCAATCGGGCCGGATGGAGTGGTATTTGGTGCAAGCGATGGCTTTATCCGTAAACTTAGGGCACAAGATGGCCGCTTAGAATGGACGTTTCATGCCAAGGGTGCGTGTACAGCGCCCGTCCTCTGGGCTGGATCCGAGATTTTTGCAGGCTGCCAAGACAAAACCCTCTACCGGATTTCCGCAGATAACGGCGCATTGATCGGTCAATTGGTGCTAAAAGGCCGCATCAAATCCGTTCCGGTGCTTTATGAAGACCGACTTTACCTCGCCCAAGAACCTAACCAGTTGGTCGCCATCGGAAAGCCAGTGAAAAAATCCCGTTCCGCAAATCCGGAGAATTAACATGAGACCCTTTGCCATTTGCTTGTTGTTGCTTGTGGTTGTCCAGAATAGTGTCGGACAAGGTTTGGGGCGTTTGTCCATTCAGGCAAGTTCGGATAAACTGGTTTTTCTTCATCTTACGGAAGAAGACCTTGTGCTTGATAAAGATACTGTGCTTCAGCTCCCCGCAGGCTCTTATCCGTTCTCGATTGCGGTTATCTGTGGGGAGAAAACGGACGTCAGTAACTTCCAGTCTAAATTTAAAAATGTTATAAAAATAACTGAAGGTGTAGAGGAGAGTTTAAGTTCACAAGAGTTTAATCGCTTTATCCTTACATCCTTTCCTTTTGGCGCTACCGTTCAGACGAAGGATGGAAATTTGGGAACAACCCCACTTTCGACGGTTCAGGCACATTCAGCTTTACCCATTCGTCTTCGTAAATTGGGTCACAAAACAGCTGAAATAACCTTGAAACCCTGTGAACGTACTTCTTTGGTCTTGGATAAACTGCCCACAGACCCGCGTGCTGTTTCCATTTGGCAAAAATTGCCCGCAAAAGAATATCGTTGGGTATCGGTACTGGGGGGAACGGCTATGGTGGCTGGAATCGTTTTTTCCATTCAAAACAAATTCAAGGCGGATGACCTGTACGACCGTTATAAAGAAAATGGCGATCCTTTGTTGCGCCCGCAAATCAAGGCTTTAGACACCAAAGCAGGGTGGGGGTTGGCCTTTGCTCAAACTGGATTAGTCGTTGTTGTGATAAGATTGGTACTGAAATGATGCTATCTGCCTTGTAATTAACCCCGTGCTTCAGTGTGGGATTGTGCAACTGGCCCCACCGTCGGCTTTAGCCCTAACCAATCGGGAATTATCCCATCAGGTTGTAGCATGGTAGAAATTCGTTTCTAAAGCATGGCCAAACCTTGTTGGGTGACATCTTCAGTATGATACCGTTTTCAAACGCAGAACCCAGACGACATCATATTAGAAATCCATATCCAACGTACAACCCCGTCGGTATGACACAACAAATGTAGCGGGCTGATTGGAACCTCTATTCCGCCATTTCGTTAGGAATATCAAATCAAATAACCAACACCATGAGCTTAAAATCCAAATTCTCCGAAGAGCTTAAAATCGCGCTAAAAGCCAAAGACCCCGTAAAACTCCGTACCTTACGTGCGCTAATCTCTGCACTACAAATGAAAGAGATTGAAGAGCGGCAAGGTGGTGTAGCTGCGCTCTCCGAACAACAAGAATTGGCCGTTCTCCAGAAACAAGCCAAACAACGGCAAGACTCCATTGAGCAATACCGTGCAGCAGGACGAACGGACTTGGTGACGACGGAAGAAGAAGAACTTTTGGTGATCCAGTCCTACCTTCCGGCAGAACTAAGTGATGAGGAAATTGCGCAAGTTGTTCAGCAAGCCATGCAAGACCTTGGCGTTTCCTCCCCCAAAGAGATGGGCAAATTGATGGGCGTTGTAATGGGAAAATTGCGCGGAAAAGCAGATGGTAAACGAATCCAAGCAATAGTTAAATCTTTGTTGTCTTAAACCGGATCAGTTTATGTCTAAAAAAGGTTTTTTTTTTGCCTGTATTTGGGTTTTGCTGCCGTTTTTTGGGAAAACGTTGGTGACGGCGCAGCACGTCTCATCAGGGAAAATCGTTCGTTTTGCGCCCTTCAAGTCCAAATATGTGGACGCACGTAACATAGAAGTTTGGCTGCCGGATGGGTACTCGGCCAAAAAGAAATATGCTGTCCTCTATATGCACGATGGCCAAATGCTTTTCGACTCCACCACCACTTGGAATAAACAAGAATGGGGTGTGGATGAAACAGTTGGCGCGTTAATTCGGGATAAAAAAATCCGCGAAACCATCATAGTAGGCATCTGGAACAATGGCTCCAAACGCCATAGCGAGTACTTCCCACAAAAGCCCTTCGAATCCATGCCCAAGTCGCGGCAAGATTCGCTCTATACCGCCAATCGTGCGAACGGAAATACCCTTTTTGTTGAAAAGGTGCAATCCGATCAATATCTACGGTTCTTGGTTTATGAACTCAAACCCTTTATAGACCGGAAATTTTCCACCCACAAGGGGCGATCCCATACCTTTGTGGCGGGTTCCAGCATGGGCGGCCTGATCTCCCTCTATGCCGTGAGCGAATACCCGCAGGTTTTTGGAGGGGCAGCCTGTATTTCTACGCATTGGCCCGGTGCTTTTGTGCCCGAAATGAACCCGATTCCGGCCACTTTTTTCGCCTATATGCAACGCAAATTGCCTTCGCCCAACACCCATAAGCTGTATTTCGACTACGGGACGGCCACCTTAGATGCGCTCTACGAGCCTTATCAGCGGCAAGCCGATGCCATTCTTAAGGCGAAAGGGTATCATGCTGAAAATTGGCAAACCCTGAAGTTCGAGGGCGAAGACCACTCGGAACGGGCTTGGCGGAAAAGATTCCATTTGCCAATACGGTTTCTTTTGGGCACTACAACCGCTGGAAAATAAAGCGGCATGTTGCGCTTTGGTCTTACGTGAAGTTCGGTGATGACCTAACGGCGATGAGATGGCCGGCCATTAGATCGTTGGAAGTCCTAATTCCAATAAAAAGCGGTTGTGCGTTTCTCTTGCCTTGTCAATGTCTTTGTCAAGGTCAGCGAGTTTTTTGTTTACCTCTTTCAAGTCTATGAGTTCTTCGTCTAACGATGTGCTTACATATCTTGAGATATTTAGGTTAAAATCGTTTTTCACGATTTCGTCCATTGACACTCTACGAGCGTAACGGGTTTCCTCTGATCGTGTTTTATAGGTATTTACGATTTTCTCGATATGGGTGGGCAATAACGTGTTTTGTCGTTTGCCTTTTTCAAAGTGGTCAACGGCATTGATGAATAAAACATCGTCAAATTTCTTACACTTCTTTAAAACCAAAATACAAACCGGAATACCAGTCGAGAAAAACAGATTGGCAGGTAGTCCGATAACAGTGTCAATATTACCGTCCTCTAAAAGTTTTTTTCTGATTTTTTCTTCTGCTCCGCTTCTAAATAAAACACCATGCGGCAAAATAATTGCCATCGTTCCTTCTTTACTCAAGAAATGAAAACCATGTAATAGAAATGCAAAATCGGCTGCCGACTTTGGAGCAAGGCCGTAACTTTTGAAGCGAAAATCTTCTCCCATTACTTCCTTTGGTTCCCAACGATAACTAAAAGGCGGGTTGGCTACAATGGCATCAAATTCTAATTTCTTTGAAGGATTTATTTCATTTAAAATATCCCAATCATTGATTAAAGTATCTCCATGGTGAATTTCAAATTCGGTATCTTTTACGCCATGCAAAAGCATGTTCATTCGTGCTAAGTTGTAGGTCGTGATGTTTTTTTCTTGTCCGTAAATTTTGCCGATTGTTCCGTTAGCATCGGTCATTTTTTTACGAACATTGAGCAACAAGGAACCTGAACCACAGGCAAAGTCTAAAACCCGTTCAATCTTTTTCTTTTCACCTGAACTTGGGTCTTGGCTGTCGAGCGTTACAATTCCTGAAAGTATGTCTGAAATTCTTTGCGGTGTATAAAACTCTCCTGCTTTTTGCCCTGAACCTGCTGCAAATTTTCCAATCAGAAATTCGTAAGCATCGCCTAAGTAGTCAATGTTTTTATCAAAATTATTGATGCCTTCCGCAATTTTTTGAATGATATTGCAGAGCTTTTTATTTCGTTCTTCGTAGTTCTTGCCGAGTTTATCAGAATCCAAATTGATTTCAGAAAACAAGCCCTGAAAAGTGCTTTCAAAAGATTCGTTCTCTATGTATTTAAAACCATCTTGCAAGGTGCGAAGCAATTCTTTGCTTTGCGTTTTTGCCAATTCCGCAATGCTGTTCCATAAATGCGTTGGCTCAATGACATAGTGAACCTTTCTTCGCATTTGCTTTTCAAATTCCGTAACATCGGTTTTGTTTTGTTCATACCAAACGGAAAGCGGAGTTCGTTTATCATTGTCTTTTAGAACAGGAAAATCTTTGCCCAATTCCTTTTTGGCTGCTGCTTCGTAATTGTCGCTTAGATAACGTAAGAACAAAAACGAAAGCATATAATCTCGGAACTGGTCAGCGTTCATTGCTCCTCGCAATTCGTCTGCAATTTTCCAAAGTGTATTTCCTAATTGTGTTTGATTATTGTCTGTCATGGTGCTGTTATTCTTATGCTTCATTCTTTTTTTCTTGACTGGCTTTTATTTCTTCCATCAATAAGGCTTGTAACTCATCTTTGGGAAACAACAGTTGATATTCGGCTACGCCTATGGGTTTATTGATGTCTTGTAAAGCAATTTCGACATCCAAATGGTCTTTATCGACACAAAGAATAATGCCGATAGATTGGTTTTCGTTTTCGCCTTTTTCCAATTTATCGAGCAAGGAAAGATATAGGTTCATTTTGCCAACATATTCGGCTTGAAAACCTCCTATTTTCAATTCGATGGCCACTAACGAACGCAAACCACGATGAAAGAAAAGCATATCTACAAAATATTCCTTTCCGTTGTACTCCAAGCGGTGTTGGTTACCAATGAAGCTAAAACCCTTGCCTAATTCCAACACAAACGATTTTATTTTTTCTACCAATCGTTTCTCAAGTTCAGTTTCTTTTACTTTTTCCGTAATTCCTAAAAAGCCAAGATTGTACGAATCTTTAAACACTTCGTTAGCATAATCAAGGTCAATAGCAGGAAGTGTTTCCTTAAAATTATGCGATTGGATTTGCTTTTGGGCATGGGTGTAGCTGTCCATTTTTATGGCATTGAGCAACCAATCTCTACTCCAACCTTTACCTACGGCTTCAGTAGCATAAAAAGCTACAGCATCAAGCGATTGAACCTTGTTGATTAACAGTAAATTGTGTCCCCACGGCAAAACTGCGACAGCCTGTCGCAGTTTCTCATCTGCCAAATGATAACGCTCATAAAAGCGTTTCATATCCCACAAATTGCGAGGTGAAAGCCCCATATCGGGAAATTCCTTTTTTAGGTCAATAGAAAGTTGATTGACCACCCTGCTGCCATAGCCTTCTGCTAATTGCTTCTCAAACAGTAATTTTCCCAAGTTCCAATAAACGGAATTAGTAGCCTTTGCCAATTGCCTAGCAACCAAACTTCGGGCCGAATGTATTTCTGCAACAGCTTGTTGCAAAATTTCACCATACGCTGGCTGGCTTATATTTAATACTTCGCTCATTCTGTTGCTTCATTTAGAATGTCTGCATTAGGATTTTTAGGATTAGTGGATTGTAGGATTTTTGATTGTGAGGATAATTTAATCCTATCGTCTTTTAATCTTATCATTTTTTAATCTGTTTAATTCTAATTCTGACAATTACGGAAACAAACCCTGCAACAAGCCCTTTTTATGCTGCTGTAATAATGTGATTTTTTGCGTTTGGGCAGTGATTAATTCGTCCAATGATGAAAGGCAGGAGGCGATTTTTTGTTGTTCCTTTGGGTCTACGGGATATGAAATTGGATATTCTTTAATAGAATCTTTATCGCCTCGTGGCATTTTCACTCCTTCTACATTTTTCATTATGTAACTAATAAAAGCATCATTCCTCAAAAGACAAGATAAGAATACCTCTGAAACAACTGAATTAGCCCGAATTACGATTACATCATTAGAACATGCACCATTTTTATCCGCAAACCAAACCTTCTTTAAGTATGGGCGAATATTTGAAATTAATATATCCCCAATTTTATACTTAGTGAAATTACCAGAAGTAGGAAGTTTTGAAGCAAAAGAAACACCTGCATAATCAGGTAATAGGTTTTCAGTGCTTATGTAAGAATTAATTGAAAGGTTCTCTAATTGAGTTTTTTCATTTACAAAAGTTGCCACCTCTGTCAGAATTTCCACCACCCACTCACCACTATCCTCAAACTCCTTAAATCGCACTTTCGGCACGGTTTCTCCTGCTTGCGGAAATAAATTTTG includes the following:
- a CDS encoding alpha/beta hydrolase, with the translated sequence MSKKGFFFACIWVLLPFFGKTLVTAQHVSSGKIVRFAPFKSKYVDARNIEVWLPDGYSAKKKYAVLYMHDGQMLFDSTTTWNKQEWGVDETVGALIRDKKIRETIIVGIWNNGSKRHSEYFPQKPFESMPKSRQDSLYTANRANGNTLFVEKVQSDQYLRFLVYELKPFIDRKFSTHKGRSHTFVAGSSMGGLISLYAVSEYPQVFGGAACISTHWPGAFVPEMNPIPATFFAYMQRKLPSPNTHKLYFDYGTATLDALYEPYQRQADAILKAKGYHAENWQTLKFEGEDHSERAWRKRFHLPIRFLLGTTTAGK
- a CDS encoding type I restriction-modification system subunit M — encoded protein: MTDNNQTQLGNTLWKIADELRGAMNADQFRDYMLSFLFLRYLSDNYEAAAKKELGKDFPVLKDNDKRTPLSVWYEQNKTDVTEFEKQMRRKVHYVIEPTHLWNSIAELAKTQSKELLRTLQDGFKYIENESFESTFQGLFSEINLDSDKLGKNYEERNKKLCNIIQKIAEGINNFDKNIDYLGDAYEFLIGKFAAGSGQKAGEFYTPQRISDILSGIVTLDSQDPSSGEKKKIERVLDFACGSGSLLLNVRKKMTDANGTIGKIYGQEKNITTYNLARMNMLLHGVKDTEFEIHHGDTLINDWDILNEINPSKKLEFDAIVANPPFSYRWEPKEVMGEDFRFKSYGLAPKSAADFAFLLHGFHFLSKEGTMAIILPHGVLFRSGAEEKIRKKLLEDGNIDTVIGLPANLFFSTGIPVCILVLKKCKKFDDVLFINAVDHFEKGKRQNTLLPTHIEKIVNTYKTRSEETRYARRVSMDEIVKNDFNLNISRYVSTSLDEELIDLKEVNKKLADLDKDIDKARETHNRFLLELGLPTI
- a CDS encoding restriction endonuclease subunit S: MSNNNENKLVPKLRFPDFTTEEGWNLMQIGDILDAQSSSLALNKLELRKNGYAVYGADSIVGYINTYQHSKQYISIVKDGSGVGRLNLCKTETSILGTLSSLKSKDENKYLIAWAYYLLNTIDFSSYVKGAGIPHIYYSDYKHHTIGVAKPKEQQKIAACLTSLDEVISAENQKLEVLKEHKKGLLQNLFPQAGETVPKVRFKEFEDSGEWVVEILTEVATFVNEKTQLENLSINSYISTENLLPDYAGVSFASKLPTSGNFTKYKIGDILISNIRPYLKKVWFADKNGACSNDVIVIRANSVVSEVFLSCLLRNDAFISYIMKNVEGVKMPRGDKDSIKEYPISYPVDPKEQQKIASCLSSLDELITAQTQKITLLQQHKKGLLQGLFP
- a CDS encoding PQQ-like beta-propeller repeat protein codes for the protein MFFSHYWVVFFGLWWLQGCASVKLPEIQAKPEDWIKEDGPEGGYYLAHSFKAPFEVAWQYNLASGMGPSALAGVRGVLLAATLKGEVHAIGTDRGRKIGYVPLGEGIRGLPILWGDVLMVASTNGRYAMAAYQYTRSDIKWRRKGLKSESGLVKMGKFVGFVDARGTVIAIDPADGREVWKTTWLEQATAVYGTPVFVNDLLLLASGKGDVVALHAETGKVAWLKQVHQPVYNALAARFGEVWVPTTRGQLFRLSIEDGRELGVFDLENEAVRMATPAIGPDGVVFGASDGFIRKLRAQDGRLEWTFHAKGACTAPVLWAGSEIFAGCQDKTLYRISADNGALIGQLVLKGRIKSVPVLYEDRLYLAQEPNQLVAIGKPVKKSRSANPEN
- a CDS encoding DUF1016 family protein, coding for MSEVLNISQPAYGEILQQAVAEIHSARSLVARQLAKATNSVYWNLGKLLFEKQLAEGYGSRVVNQLSIDLKKEFPDMGLSPRNLWDMKRFYERYHLADEKLRQAVAVLPWGHNLLLINKVQSLDAVAFYATEAVGKGWSRDWLLNAIKMDSYTHAQKQIQSHNFKETLPAIDLDYANEVFKDSYNLGFLGITEKVKETELEKRLVEKIKSFVLELGKGFSFIGNQHRLEYNGKEYFVDMLFFHRGLRSLVAIELKIGGFQAEYVGKMNLYLSLLDKLEKGENENQSIGIILCVDKDHLDVEIALQDINKPIGVAEYQLLFPKDELQALLMEEIKASQEKKNEA
- a CDS encoding PD40 domain-containing protein, with protein sequence MSKKRLWGMVFLILALPCVSLSQVGYSFGRNKIRYTDFDWKILKTAHFDFYHYPEMEDLAKVGAAIAEESYRELQNKFNFSLSTRVPMIFYATNLHFKQTNTIDGFIPDGVGGFFEFMKGRVVIPANGDLNRFKRVIRHEMVHVFTFNKLARVMRDYRKPPDRLPPLWFTEGLAEYWSGEADHQHEMMIRDAIASNSLVPLEDIDRIYGTYLMYKQGESVCRFIAEKWGDEYLLRLIEDFWKETYFEKLIERTLNVSYREFGTAWEAWLKAQYYPTLQNNLPASRVSAPVFWRGYYMKPVAFNDKKGQRWVVANGSSGSTGSLFKTKVNQNYVVEKKPKVILRGERNERFEAFHFFESRMSVNANQELAFVTKSGEQDVIHVLDLTRNVVTKTIKIPELVAIYSPSWHPNGKQVVFTGIEKSGFSDIYTYHLETQETHKLTHDLHDDRDPDWSPDGQQIVFSSDRTGSGNGAYNLFLIDPAHRTVKHLTEGPQLDLSPRFSPDGKSVVFIRTKKEDRKWTAQNAWTVSLGTSPILRQLTNTTSVLFDPYWTADGHLLATAMDGFRFQVRSFGKVDSLQQIHPEPTPEPASKLLPAPSWTEAATDSSSTSTNPYRRKYTLDAAQTVINQTALYGTNAGGYMVFSDMMGNDYFLATLYNTSRNQRDFLRSMSFSLSRYQFQKRTSTAYGLYRNGGLRYDLTDPDAAAVYPAVWEHELGGYGALSYPISFFDRFEVSTGLNWSDKQILTKDLRRKALLLSNTISYVHDSALYGMNGPMDGFRANLTAGYTTDVWRSNVSYYTLIADVRKYFRILPTVTFAVRAMGRMNEGREARLFYMGGSWDLRGYPLFDIRGSKTWFGSAELRFPLVENPLLIAPVLAPFGVVNLRSALFFDAGHAWNKEYNYQEPQLMTGKTHFSSGIGFRLNLFGGLLLRYDLGWRINEDFSEKKWFRQFLFGWDF
- a CDS encoding GatB/YqeY domain-containing protein, with the translated sequence MSLKSKFSEELKIALKAKDPVKLRTLRALISALQMKEIEERQGGVAALSEQQELAVLQKQAKQRQDSIEQYRAAGRTDLVTTEEEELLVIQSYLPAELSDEEIAQVVQQAMQDLGVSSPKEMGKLMGVVMGKLRGKADGKRIQAIVKSLLS